AAAGCTGATGTTCCCCCTGTAAGCTTAGTTTTAGGAGGCGGTGCGCCTGTTTATATCCGAGAGGCTAAAGAACAAAAACCAGCGGTCAACTTCCCTGCTTTAATGAATGATCGTGAAATTGATTTTCACGAAGCTACACTTCACCTGCTTTCGAGGCCCAATATTTCCAACAAAGCGTGGATTTATGACCAGTATGATTCAATGGTACGAACCAATACTTCGACACTTACGGGTACGAGTGATTCTGCAATTATTAGAATAAAAGGGACGCAAAAAGGTTTATCAATGAAAACCGATTGTAACGCGAAGTACGTCTATTTGAATCCGCGCAAAGGGGCACAAATCGCAGTCAGTGAATGCGCTAGAAATATTGCTGCATCTGGGGCAAAGCCTTTAGGTGTGACAAACTGTTTGAATTTTGGAAATCCGATGAAACCTGAAATTTATCATCAATTTCGAGAAGCTGTTGGCGGAATGGGCGACGCTTGCAGAAAATTTCAAGTTCCAGTTACCGGCGGAAATGTCAGCTTTTATAATGAAACTCAACAAGGTGATTCAAGAATCGCTGTTTATCCTACCCCAACAATAGGAATGGTAGGTCTTTTGGAGGATATCGAAAATCAAATTCCATCTCACTTTATAACTGAAGGAGATTTGATATATATCGTTGGGATGAAGTTAGGGGATAGTGAAATAGAAAACTTAAATGGTTCAGAGTTTATTGATGCTTACTACAACGAACTTGGAACAGATGCCCCGGTCATCAATCTTGATGTTGAATATCAACTCCAAGAAATGATGGTGGAAATTGCAAAAATGAAACTTCTCTCTTCTGCTCATGACCTTTCTGATGGTGGGTTTGCAATCGCATCGATTGAAAGTTCCATTATGTATCAACCGACTCAGATAGGAGCACGATATGATTTACAAACCCCTACTCGGGATACTGGAATACAAGAATTTCTATACAGTGAAACTCAAGGTAGAATACTTGTATCACTCTCTTCCTCAAATATCGATGAATTCCAAAAGATATGTTCTAAGTTTTCAATTGAATATGAACGCGTCGGGATTGTTGGTGGAAATGACATTGAATTCAAATTTGGCGGGAAAAATTCGATTAATTTTAAAATGAAAGAATTAAACGAAAGGTATTTCCAATCGATTCCTGAAGCGATGTCCCATTAATACTAAATTTGACAAAATGATTTTGTTAAAGTAAGGTAACTTTCAGTGGTAATTTTTACTTCATTTTTAGAATTCGAATTATATATGCTGTTTAACCTACAATAACATTGCATGTAATCTTCAAGAGTAACTTGATTATTGTTATATTCAGACATCATAGATTTAAATTCACTAAAAATTTCATTCGCTTTTATATTTAGCGCAATAAAATCACTCATTAGTGCTTTATCAGCAAGAAAAGCGGCAAATTGTTTTGGAAATCGAGATTGAAATTCGTTTGCTACCTTTTTATGTTCTAGAAGTGTCAGCGCAAATGCAAATACAAGACCTTGTGTTTTTGCAACTTCAAAATCATGCGATTCAGGGGTAAATTGATATTGAAATGATAAGTTGTGTTTTGCCTGACAAGCTTTTTCTACATTTTCTAAACAAATTTTTGTTTTTTTGCTAGTGACATACGTTACAATCGTCTGAAAAGTTGTTCTTGAATTGAAAGTTGAATTCGAAAAGCTTTGCGGCCCATACATCGGATGAAGTAAAACGAAATCAATTTTTCTGTGTCTTTTAAGGTCGAATTCTTTTATAGCCACAAAAGAGGGATATTGTAAAGAAGGTACGAGCCAAAAGGTAATCGGTTTCTCAAGACGAATGAATTCAGGGATTATTTTTTTTAGGGTTTTATGGTAGTTTCCAAGATTGATACAAATAATGATATCAGAAAATTCTGATGCAGTTTCAATCATATCATTAAATTCTACATCAATATCACATCCTTTAATCAAATTTATTTGAAGAAGATCGGATATACTCGGCAAAATGGATTTTTCAAGGAAATTACCAAAGTTCCCTTTATTTCCAATAATTAATACTTTTCTCATTAATCTTTGAAAGAATTATTTTATAAATTTGGCGATTCGAAGAAGGTTTCTTTTGATTGGAAATCGAAGACTTATGGTGCAGCATTTTTTTTTGCCTTGATCGCTCTAACTGTCTTAGCCCCTTTTTTAAATGATTTTTCGATTTATTTCG
This DNA window, taken from Chloroherpetonaceae bacterium, encodes the following:
- the purL gene encoding phosphoribosylformylglycinamidine synthase subunit PurL, whose amino-acid sequence is MSKEPAVTQDLAKEHGLTADEYAKIIEYLGRTPTFTELGIYSVMWSEHCSYKNSIAELKKLPRSKEAGKENAGIVRIGDGLAVAFKIESHNHPSAVEPYQGAATGVGGIHRDIFTMGARPIAALNSLRFGNLSNERVKFLLDGVVRGIGDYGNSFGVPTVGGEVYFHECYTGNPLVNAMSVGIVEESQIARAIAPGEGNPVIIVGSSTGRDGIHGATFASEEISEASESKRPSVQVGDPFAEKLLLEATLEALATGYILGIQDMGAAGITCSSTEMSAKAIEELGSGGMELHLEKVPIREKGMSAYEIMLSESQERMLLVAQKGKENDIISIFEKWDLKAVVIGKVTADNRVKVYFNGELKADVPPVSLVLGGGAPVYIREAKEQKPAVNFPALMNDREIDFHEATLHLLSRPNISNKAWIYDQYDSMVRTNTSTLTGTSDSAIIRIKGTQKGLSMKTDCNAKYVYLNPRKGAQIAVSECARNIAASGAKPLGVTNCLNFGNPMKPEIYHQFREAVGGMGDACRKFQVPVTGGNVSFYNETQQGDSRIAVYPTPTIGMVGLLEDIENQIPSHFITEGDLIYIVGMKLGDSEIENLNGSEFIDAYYNELGTDAPVINLDVEYQLQEMMVEIAKMKLLSSAHDLSDGGFAIASIESSIMYQPTQIGARYDLQTPTRDTGIQEFLYSETQGRILVSLSSSNIDEFQKICSKFSIEYERVGIVGGNDIEFKFGGKNSINFKMKELNERYFQSIPEAMSH